A genome region from Stenotrophomonas maltophilia includes the following:
- a CDS encoding universal stress protein, protein MLKDIFVPLSDSSADDAAIRFAVEIGRSQDARVRIIETVDLPPPAIGTADPTPRASFLAAQDACRREASERASRIRARIAEHPGVSVEVHEAGIESPAELAARLAFSADLAIVGGWSGFAKADPAGVALFNALLFDAGRPVVVVPPHWRASDHSCAIVGWKDTPNACRALHSAIPLLQQVQTVLLVEICSHSDEMEGAAGTVTASLIEHLRSWGIAASATRLLARHRRSSEVLLDHARATKATLIVVGGYGHSRLRERTIGGMTMELLQGATIPVLYAH, encoded by the coding sequence ATGTTGAAGGATATTTTTGTGCCTTTGTCAGACTCATCAGCAGATGACGCGGCCATCCGCTTCGCCGTCGAGATCGGCAGGTCGCAGGACGCGCGGGTGCGCATCATCGAAACGGTCGACCTGCCTCCGCCGGCGATCGGGACTGCTGATCCGACGCCCCGCGCATCGTTCCTGGCTGCCCAGGACGCATGTCGGCGGGAGGCCTCGGAAAGAGCCTCAAGGATCAGGGCCAGAATCGCAGAGCACCCTGGTGTTTCCGTAGAAGTTCACGAAGCGGGCATTGAATCTCCTGCAGAGCTCGCCGCTCGACTGGCCTTCTCTGCGGATCTGGCCATTGTCGGGGGCTGGTCAGGATTCGCCAAGGCCGACCCAGCGGGCGTGGCCCTGTTCAATGCGCTGCTTTTTGACGCGGGAAGGCCCGTTGTGGTGGTGCCGCCGCATTGGCGGGCAAGCGACCACTCGTGTGCGATTGTGGGTTGGAAAGACACCCCAAACGCATGCCGCGCCCTGCACAGCGCGATCCCATTGCTACAGCAGGTGCAGACTGTCCTTCTGGTGGAGATATGCAGCCATTCGGACGAGATGGAGGGTGCTGCTGGCACTGTCACAGCTTCCCTCATTGAACACCTCCGGAGCTGGGGCATCGCCGCATCGGCCACCCGGCTGCTTGCCAGACACCGCCGTTCCAGCGAGGTCCTGCTCGATCACGCCCGCGCGACCAAGGCGACGTTGATCGTGGTTGGCGGATACGGACACTCCCGCCTGCGCGAGCGGACCATCGGAGGGATGACGATGGAGCTATTGCAGGGGGCGACCATTCCGGTCCTTTATGCCCATTGA
- a CDS encoding DUF2238 domain-containing protein — MPIEYPQRQDRASAAAKGRLGSTQSDSWRFALFCLGIYIGCWLLAAVEPYHRRDWLLENLLVFIAIPYVVFQQWKRPFRPATNVSLLLFLCLHAVGAHFTYSEVPYDAWAQKLAGYRITDLFGWDRNHFDRLVHLAYGVLVFPAARELYARRAVASELTLTLIATQFIVATSAAYELIEWGAVLVVDQDLGMAYLGIQGDVWDAHKDVLLASAGAIISAVGASVRHATSAHSRSSD; from the coding sequence ATGCCCATTGAGTACCCCCAACGCCAGGATCGTGCCTCGGCAGCGGCGAAAGGCAGATTGGGGAGCACGCAGTCGGACTCCTGGCGCTTCGCGCTGTTCTGCCTTGGAATCTACATAGGGTGCTGGCTGCTTGCCGCAGTCGAACCCTACCACCGGCGCGACTGGTTGCTGGAGAATCTGCTGGTATTCATCGCCATTCCCTACGTTGTCTTCCAGCAGTGGAAGCGCCCGTTCCGGCCCGCAACCAATGTCTCGCTTCTGCTTTTTCTGTGCCTGCATGCCGTGGGCGCTCATTTTACGTACTCGGAAGTCCCTTACGACGCTTGGGCGCAGAAACTTGCGGGCTACAGGATCACCGACCTGTTCGGCTGGGATCGCAACCATTTCGACAGACTCGTTCACCTCGCCTACGGCGTACTGGTCTTTCCCGCGGCGAGAGAGCTCTACGCAAGGCGTGCTGTGGCCAGCGAGCTGACGCTGACCCTGATTGCCACTCAGTTCATCGTCGCCACGTCCGCTGCCTATGAACTGATCGAATGGGGCGCGGTTCTGGTGGTCGACCAGGACCTTGGAATGGCTTATCTCGGCATCCAGGGCGACGTGTGGGATGCGCACAAGGATGTGCTGTTGGCGTCGGCTGGAGCGATCATCAGCGCGGTGGGTGCCAGCGTACGGCACGCCACGTCTGCTCACTCCCGGTCGTCGGACTGA
- a CDS encoding ArsR/SmtB family transcription factor produces the protein MKERAPEVAELLRFMATPSRLLLLCQLSQGESTVGALEEATGIRQPALSQQLAELRQRHLVTTRRESRSVFYRINDSRVEAMLVAMHRIFCVDQSDDRE, from the coding sequence ATGAAGGAACGGGCGCCTGAAGTGGCCGAGTTGCTGCGCTTCATGGCCACGCCGTCGCGTCTGCTGTTGCTTTGTCAGCTGTCCCAAGGGGAGTCGACCGTCGGCGCCCTCGAGGAGGCCACCGGCATCCGACAGCCGGCCCTTTCCCAGCAGCTCGCCGAACTGCGTCAACGGCATCTGGTGACGACCCGGCGAGAGTCACGTTCAGTCTTCTATCGCATCAATGACAGCCGCGTTGAGGCGATGCTGGTTGCCATGCACAGGATCTTCTGCGTGGATCAGTCCGACGACCGGGAGTGA
- a CDS encoding MBL fold metallo-hydrolase: MERAQNIVREARGGHTPSPCVKTFFDPATFTASHVVRDPRSSACAIIDSVLDFDMPSGRTSTDSAAALVQYIHDEGLQVQWLLETHAHADHLSAAPWLQRRVGGTLAIGEHITGVQDTFGKVFNAGKEFKRDGSQFDHLFADGAEFTVGNLQATALHVPGHTPACMAYVIGDAVFPGDTLFMPDYGTARCDFPGGSARQLYRSIQRLLALPDDARVFLCHDYKATGRDRFAWETTMGAERTANIHVHQGVTEDMFVEMRESRDATLPMPRLILPSVQVNMRAGHLPDPDDNGVRYLKLPVDLL; encoded by the coding sequence TTGGAGAGAGCTCAAAACATCGTGCGTGAAGCGCGAGGTGGCCACACGCCTTCGCCTTGCGTGAAGACGTTCTTCGACCCCGCCACCTTTACGGCCAGCCACGTGGTACGCGACCCCCGGTCTTCGGCGTGCGCCATCATCGACAGCGTTCTTGATTTCGATATGCCCTCTGGACGCACCTCGACCGACTCCGCCGCGGCGCTGGTCCAGTACATTCATGACGAAGGGCTGCAGGTTCAGTGGCTGCTGGAAACGCATGCCCACGCCGATCACCTTTCCGCTGCACCGTGGTTGCAGCGGCGGGTCGGCGGAACGCTTGCCATTGGCGAGCACATCACCGGCGTGCAGGACACCTTCGGCAAGGTTTTCAACGCTGGCAAGGAGTTCAAGCGCGACGGGAGCCAATTCGACCATCTGTTTGCCGATGGCGCGGAGTTCACCGTTGGGAATCTCCAGGCAACTGCCTTGCACGTGCCAGGCCACACCCCTGCGTGCATGGCCTACGTCATCGGGGATGCGGTCTTTCCGGGCGACACTCTGTTCATGCCGGACTACGGCACGGCCCGCTGCGACTTCCCCGGTGGCTCGGCCCGCCAGCTCTATCGCTCCATCCAACGTCTACTGGCCCTGCCGGATGACGCCCGGGTGTTCCTCTGCCACGACTACAAGGCCACGGGCCGGGATCGGTTCGCATGGGAAACCACCATGGGCGCGGAACGAACCGCGAATATCCATGTGCATCAAGGTGTGACGGAGGACATGTTCGTGGAGATGCGTGAGAGCCGCGACGCGACGCTCCCCATGCCGCGCCTGATCCTGCCCTCAGTGCAGGTCAACATGCGCGCGGGCCATCTGCCCGACCCGGATGACAACGGGGTGCGCTACCTCAAACTGCCGGTGGACCTGCTATGA
- a CDS encoding YeeE/YedE family protein codes for MTLPSLAWYWPVIGGLMIGTAAGGFLLLTGRIAGVSGLLANTLGLSSAGDRSLSALFLAGLLVASGLALAVKPISLPSLSISATPLLVLAGLLVGFGTRLGSGCTSGHGVCGLARLSPRSMVATGVFMLMGMATVAVVRMMIGGGT; via the coding sequence ATGACCCTCCCCTCTTTGGCGTGGTACTGGCCCGTCATCGGCGGCCTGATGATCGGTACGGCAGCGGGTGGATTTCTGCTGCTGACCGGTCGCATTGCCGGCGTCTCCGGCTTGCTTGCAAACACTCTTGGCCTGTCGTCCGCTGGCGACCGCTCCTTGTCGGCCCTGTTCCTGGCAGGGCTGCTGGTGGCGTCCGGGCTGGCGCTCGCGGTCAAGCCCATTTCGCTGCCGTCGCTTTCAATCTCCGCTACGCCGTTGTTGGTGTTGGCCGGGCTGCTGGTCGGCTTTGGAACCCGCCTCGGATCTGGCTGCACGAGCGGTCACGGCGTTTGCGGCCTGGCCAGGCTGTCACCACGCTCCATGGTTGCCACGGGCGTTTTCATGCTCATGGGCATGGCGACCGTGGCGGTTGTCCGCATGATGATCGGAGGCGGAACATGA
- a CDS encoding YeeE/YedE family protein, whose product MIRLAAVLCGALFGLGLVVSDMANPTRVLAFLDVTGRWDPSLALVMAGALIPSAIAYRWVRARNAPVLAAALHIPNQRQIDRNLVIGAAVFGVGWGLAGVCPGPAIALLPTGQPFALVFAAAMVVGMLLHWLLHRPRSTENSP is encoded by the coding sequence ATGATCCGGCTGGCGGCAGTTCTGTGTGGCGCCTTGTTTGGCCTGGGCCTGGTCGTCTCGGACATGGCCAATCCCACGCGCGTACTCGCCTTTCTTGACGTCACAGGCAGGTGGGATCCATCACTGGCACTTGTCATGGCCGGGGCGCTGATTCCGTCAGCGATCGCCTATCGATGGGTCCGCGCACGCAATGCTCCTGTGCTCGCTGCGGCGCTGCACATTCCCAATCAGCGTCAGATCGACCGGAACCTGGTCATTGGCGCGGCAGTGTTTGGCGTTGGGTGGGGGCTGGCAGGCGTATGCCCGGGCCCGGCCATTGCACTGTTGCCAACGGGTCAACCCTTTGCACTCGTTTTCGCGGCCGCCATGGTCGTCGGCATGCTCCTCCACTGGCTCCTCCACCGTCCCCGCTCAACAGAGAATTCGCCATGA
- a CDS encoding TIGR01244 family sulfur transferase translates to MNLHSLAPSLHVTDQLVPTDIPALKKAGISSVICNRPDGEQPDQPDHLALQAACSRAGLGFAYLPVVPGGITDGHVQQFGVLLEQLPAPIVAYCRTGTRSTSLWALSQVRNGGATPEQVLSIAGEAGYDLSSLASRLRGAPSSAA, encoded by the coding sequence ATGAATCTGCACTCACTTGCGCCGAGCTTGCATGTGACCGACCAACTGGTTCCCACCGACATACCTGCCTTGAAAAAGGCGGGCATCTCGAGTGTCATCTGTAATAGACCCGACGGCGAGCAGCCGGACCAGCCCGATCACCTTGCACTGCAGGCGGCCTGCTCCAGGGCGGGCCTGGGCTTTGCCTATCTGCCCGTCGTGCCTGGCGGCATCACCGATGGACATGTGCAGCAGTTTGGCGTGCTGCTGGAACAACTGCCTGCACCCATCGTCGCTTACTGCAGGACCGGCACCCGCTCGACGTCGCTATGGGCCCTATCCCAGGTTCGTAACGGCGGAGCTACGCCCGAACAGGTGCTGTCCATTGCCGGTGAGGCTGGTTACGACCTGTCCTCTCTTGCTTCGCGCCTGCGAGGCGCCCCCTCTTCCGCTGCCTAA
- a CDS encoding sulfite exporter TauE/SafE family protein — translation MLQLALGGLSGILVGFVLGLVGGGGSILAVPLMLYLVGIDSPHVAIGTSALAVAANALSNLFVHARRGNVRWPCASVFALAGIAGAYLGSSLGKAVDGQRLLFMFALLMVVIGILMLRKRNAEGDASVRLSKGNMPALLGLGAFSGALSGFFGIGGGFLVVPGLMAATGMPMLAAIGSSLVAVSAFGLTTAINYAQSGLVNWPLAAAFVVAGSAGGIAGARASAALAEHRGVLNVAFALLIFMTAAYMLWQMP, via the coding sequence CTGTTGCAGCTCGCGCTGGGTGGACTCTCCGGCATTCTGGTGGGCTTCGTACTCGGGCTGGTCGGCGGAGGCGGCTCTATTCTGGCTGTCCCGCTCATGCTTTACCTGGTGGGCATCGACAGTCCACACGTCGCCATCGGTACCAGTGCATTGGCGGTTGCTGCCAATGCACTTTCCAACCTTTTCGTTCATGCCCGCCGGGGAAACGTGAGATGGCCGTGCGCGTCGGTCTTCGCGTTGGCAGGCATCGCTGGCGCCTATCTGGGCTCCAGCTTAGGTAAGGCCGTGGATGGGCAGCGACTATTGTTCATGTTTGCCCTGCTGATGGTCGTGATAGGCATTCTTATGCTGCGCAAACGCAATGCGGAAGGTGATGCAAGCGTCCGCCTCAGCAAAGGGAACATGCCGGCACTGCTCGGATTAGGGGCGTTCTCCGGGGCACTCTCCGGATTCTTCGGTATTGGCGGCGGCTTCCTGGTTGTCCCTGGGCTGATGGCCGCCACGGGCATGCCGATGCTGGCCGCAATAGGCAGCTCCCTCGTAGCTGTCTCCGCTTTCGGTCTGACGACTGCCATCAACTATGCTCAATCCGGCCTGGTCAACTGGCCACTTGCTGCCGCATTCGTCGTTGCTGGAAGTGCGGGCGGAATCGCCGGAGCGCGCGCATCAGCAGCGTTGGCAGAGCACCGTGGAGTGTTGAATGTTGCATTCGCGCTACTCATTTTCATGACGGCGGCTTATATGCTCTGGCAGATGCCCTGA
- a CDS encoding chromate transporter codes for MRSWELKGELDVEPEIEGVLGADPGIKGIFGGDLEIAGVLVGKYGRTAVGSGAFPLWQSPVSGQSDGGYPVSRRTGTVALVLLVLPLVLLPVWAAASGSPLAMLLEGVYRAGALVFGGGHVVLPLLQTAVVQSGTVSTADLLAGYGAAQAVPGPLFTFAAYLGAMAAGPLSGWAGGLTLLAVIFMPAVLVLVGVLPFWESLSHRKDLQASIAGVNAGVVGILLAALYDPVWTSAIHDRWDVTMALVAFGLLVVARAPPIVVVLLAAMAGWAMAR; via the coding sequence GTGCGCAGTTGGGAACTCAAGGGCGAGCTGGATGTGGAGCCAGAAATCGAGGGCGTCTTAGGTGCGGATCCAGGAATCAAGGGCATCTTTGGGGGAGATCTGGAAATCGCGGGCGTCCTTGTGGGGAAATACGGGCGGACAGCTGTGGGATCTGGGGCGTTTCCGTTGTGGCAGTCACCAGTTTCCGGCCAATCAGACGGCGGCTATCCCGTCTCGCGAAGAACCGGCACGGTGGCACTGGTGCTACTGGTGCTGCCACTTGTTCTGCTGCCGGTGTGGGCCGCGGCGAGCGGATCCCCCCTGGCCATGCTGTTGGAGGGGGTCTACCGCGCCGGCGCCCTGGTCTTTGGCGGCGGCCACGTCGTGCTGCCATTGCTGCAGACCGCGGTTGTCCAGAGCGGCACCGTGAGCACGGCAGATCTGCTCGCCGGGTACGGTGCGGCGCAGGCGGTGCCGGGCCCTCTTTTCACATTCGCAGCGTACCTGGGGGCCATGGCCGCGGGTCCGTTGAGTGGCTGGGCGGGAGGTCTTACGCTGTTGGCGGTCATTTTCATGCCTGCCGTTCTCGTGCTCGTAGGAGTGCTGCCCTTCTGGGAGTCGCTAAGCCACCGCAAGGATCTGCAGGCTTCAATTGCAGGCGTCAACGCCGGGGTCGTCGGGATCCTGCTGGCAGCGTTGTACGACCCGGTGTGGACGAGTGCGATCCATGACCGATGGGATGTCACGATGGCGCTGGTTGCGTTCGGGCTACTGGTCGTCGCGCGTGCACCGCCGATCGTGGTGGTGTTGCTGGCTGCCATGGCGGGTTGGGCGATGGCGCGGTAG
- a CDS encoding HNH endonuclease: MWLTAPSELGLKASKARAFQCTAEHLVAQQDGGRDVSGNVVAAHSRCNQGRHQRKGPAPSAEAFRALVQTRLAMGRWWSRLPSGIARASVWPIELNLCKESAAACLIR; this comes from the coding sequence ATGTGGCTCACTGCACCCTCAGAGCTCGGGCTGAAGGCCAGTAAGGCCCGAGCCTTTCAATGCACCGCCGAGCACCTGGTGGCCCAACAGGACGGGGGCAGAGACGTGTCCGGGAACGTGGTGGCCGCGCATAGCCGGTGCAACCAGGGCAGGCACCAGCGGAAGGGACCAGCCCCTTCCGCTGAAGCGTTCCGGGCGCTGGTTCAGACGCGGCTGGCAATGGGGAGATGGTGGTCCCGACTGCCATCAGGGATTGCACGTGCTTCCGTATGGCCAATTGAATTGAATCTTTGCAAGGAATCGGCAGCTGCTTGCCTGATTCGCTAG
- the merR gene encoding Hg(II)-responsive transcriptional regulator, with product MENNLENLTIGVFAKAAGVNVETIRFYQRKGLLLEPDKPYGSIRRYGEANVTRVRFVKSAQRLGFSLDEIAELLRLEDGTHCEEASSLAEHKLKDVREKMADLARMEAVLSELVRACHARRGNVSCPLIASLQGGASLAGSAMP from the coding sequence ATGGAAAACAATTTGGAGAACCTGACCATTGGCGTTTTCGCCAAGGCGGCCGGGGTCAATGTGGAGACCATCCGTTTCTATCAGCGCAAGGGCTTGTTGCTGGAGCCTGACAAGCCCTATGGCAGCATCCGCCGCTATGGCGAGGCGAATGTAACGCGGGTGCGCTTCGTGAAATCAGCCCAGCGGCTGGGCTTCAGCCTGGATGAGATCGCCGAGCTGCTGCGGCTGGAGGATGGCACCCATTGCGAGGAAGCCAGCAGTCTGGCCGAGCACAAGCTCAAGGACGTGCGCGAGAAAATGGCTGACCTGGCGCGCATGGAGGCCGTGCTGTCTGAGTTGGTGCGCGCCTGCCATGCGCGAAGGGGGAACGTTTCCTGCCCGCTGATCGCGTCACTACAGGGTGGAGCAAGCTTGGCAGGTTCGGCTATGCCTTAG
- the merT gene encoding mercuric ion transporter MerT produces MSEPKTGRGALFTGGLAAILASACCLGPLVLIALGFSGAWIGNLAVLEPYRPIFIGVALVALFFAWRRIYRQAAACKPGEVCAIPQVRATYKLIFWIVAALVLVALGFPYVMPFFY; encoded by the coding sequence ATGTCTGAACCAAAAACCGGGCGCGGCGCGCTCTTCACTGGAGGGCTTGCCGCCATCCTCGCCTCGGCTTGCTGCCTCGGGCCGTTGGTTCTGATCGCCTTGGGGTTCAGCGGCGCTTGGATCGGCAACTTGGCGGTGTTGGAACCCTATCGCCCCATCTTTATCGGCGTGGCGCTGGTGGCGTTGTTCTTCGCCTGGCGGCGCATCTACCGGCAGGCAGCGGCCTGCAAACCGGGTGAGGTCTGCGCGATTCCCCAAGTGCGAGCTACTTACAAGCTCATTTTCTGGATCGTGGCCGCGCTGGTTCTGGTCGCGCTCGGATTTCCCTACGTCATGCCATTTTTCTACTGA
- the merP gene encoding mercury resistance system periplasmic binding protein MerP: protein MKKLFASLALAAVVAPVWAATQTVTLSVPGMTCSACPITVKKAISKVEGVSKVDVTFETRQAVVTFDDAKTSVQKLTKATADAGYPSSVKQ, encoded by the coding sequence ATGAAGAAATTGTTTGCCTCCCTCGCCCTCGCCGCCGTTGTTGCCCCCGTCTGGGCCGCCACCCAGACCGTCACGCTGTCCGTACCGGGCATGACCTGCTCCGCCTGCCCGATCACTGTCAAGAAGGCGATTTCCAAGGTCGAAGGCGTCAGCAAAGTTGACGTGACTTTCGAGACACGCCAAGCGGTCGTCACCTTCGACGATGCCAAGACCAGCGTGCAGAAGCTGACCAAGGCAACCGCAGACGCGGGCTATCCGTCCAGCGTCAAGCAGTGA
- the merA gene encoding mercury(II) reductase: MTHLKITGMTCDSCAAHVKEALEKVPGVQSALVSYPKGTAQLAIVPGTSPDALTAAVAGLGYKATLADAPLADNRVGLLDKVRGWMAAAEKHSGNEPPVQVAVIGSGGAAMAAALKAVEQGAQVTLIERGTIGGTCVNVGCVPSKIMIRAAHIAHLRRESPFDGGIAATVPTIDRSKLLAQQQARVDELRHAKYEGILGGNPAITVVHGEARFKDDQSLTVRLNEGGERVVMFDRCLVATGASPAVPPIPGLKESPYWTSTEALASDTIPERLAVIGSSVVALELAQAFARLGSKVTVLARNTLFFREDPAIGEAVTAAFRAEGIEVLEHTQASQVAHMDGEFVLTTTHGELRADKLLVATGRTPNTRSLALDAAGVTVNAQGAIVIDQGMRTSNPNIYAAGDCTDQPQFVYVAAAAGTRAAINMTGGDAALDLTAMPAVVFTDPQVATVGYSEAEAHHDGIETDSRTLTLDNVPRALANFDTRGFIKLVIEEGSHRLIGVQAVAPEAGELIQTAALAIRNRMTVQELADQLFPYLTMVEGLKLAAQTFNKDVKQLSCCAG; this comes from the coding sequence ATGACCCATCTAAAAATCACCGGCATGACTTGCGACTCGTGCGCGGCGCACGTCAAGGAAGCGCTGGAAAAAGTGCCAGGCGTGCAGTCGGCGCTGGTGTCCTATCCGAAGGGCACAGCGCAACTCGCCATCGTGCCGGGCACATCGCCGGACGCGCTGACTGCCGCCGTGGCCGGACTGGGCTACAAGGCAACGCTAGCCGATGCGCCACTGGCGGACAACCGCGTCGGACTGCTCGACAAGGTGCGGGGATGGATGGCCGCCGCCGAAAAGCACAGTGGCAACGAGCCCCCGGTGCAGGTAGCGGTCATTGGCAGCGGTGGAGCCGCGATGGCGGCGGCGCTGAAGGCCGTCGAGCAAGGCGCGCAGGTCACGCTGATCGAGCGCGGCACCATCGGCGGCACCTGCGTCAATGTCGGCTGTGTGCCGTCCAAGATCATGATCCGCGCCGCCCACATCGCCCATCTGCGCCGGGAAAGCCCGTTCGATGGCGGTATTGCGGCAACTGTGCCTACGATTGACCGCAGTAAGCTGCTGGCCCAGCAGCAGGCCCGCGTCGACGAACTGCGGCACGCCAAGTACGAAGGCATCCTGGGCGGTAATCCGGCCATCACCGTTGTGCACGGTGAGGCGCGCTTCAAGGACGACCAGAGCCTTACCGTCCGTTTGAACGAGGGTGGCGAGCGCGTCGTGATGTTCGACCGCTGCCTGGTCGCCACGGGTGCCAGCCCGGCGGTCCCGCCGATTCCGGGCTTGAAAGAGTCACCCTACTGGACTTCCACCGAGGCCCTGGCGAGCGACACCATTCCCGAACGCCTTGCCGTAATCGGCTCGTCGGTGGTGGCGCTGGAGCTGGCGCAAGCCTTTGCCCGGCTGGGCAGCAAGGTCACGGTCCTGGCGCGCAATACCTTGTTCTTCCGTGAAGACCCGGCCATCGGCGAGGCGGTGACAGCCGCTTTCCGTGCCGAGGGCATCGAGGTGCTGGAGCACACGCAAGCCAGCCAGGTCGCCCATATGGACGGTGAATTCGTGCTGACCACCACGCACGGTGAATTGCGCGCCGACAAACTGCTGGTTGCCACCGGTCGGACACCGAACACGCGCAGCCTCGCGCTGGACGCAGCGGGGGTCACTGTCAATGCGCAAGGTGCCATCGTCATCGACCAAGGCATGCGCACGAGCAACCCGAACATCTACGCGGCCGGCGACTGCACCGACCAGCCGCAGTTCGTCTATGTGGCGGCAGCGGCCGGCACCCGTGCCGCGATCAACATGACCGGCGGCGATGCGGCGCTCGACCTGACCGCAATGCCGGCCGTGGTGTTCACCGATCCGCAAGTGGCGACCGTGGGCTACAGCGAGGCGGAAGCCCACCACGACGGGATCGAGACCGACAGCCGCACCTTGACCTTGGACAACGTGCCGCGTGCGCTCGCCAACTTCGACACACGCGGCTTCATCAAGTTGGTTATCGAGGAAGGCAGCCATCGGCTGATCGGCGTACAGGCGGTCGCGCCGGAAGCGGGTGAACTGATCCAGACGGCGGCTCTGGCCATTCGCAACCGCATGACGGTGCAGGAACTGGCCGACCAGTTGTTCCCCTACCTGACGATGGTCGAGGGGTTGAAGCTCGCGGCGCAGACCTTCAACAAGGATGTGAAGCAGCTTTCCTGCTGCGCCGGGTGA
- the merD gene encoding mercury resistance co-regulator MerD, which yields MNAYTVSRLALDAGVSVHIVRDYLLRGLLRPVACTPGGYGLFDDAALQRLCFVRAAFEAGIGLDALARLCRALDAADGDEAAAQLALLRQFVERRREALADLEVQLATLPTEPAQHAESLP from the coding sequence ATGAACGCCTACACGGTGTCCCGGCTGGCTCTTGATGCCGGGGTGAGCGTGCATATCGTGCGCGACTACCTGCTGCGCGGATTGCTGCGCCCGGTGGCGTGCACACCAGGCGGCTACGGCTTGTTCGATGACGCCGCCTTGCAACGGCTGTGCTTCGTGCGGGCGGCCTTCGAGGCGGGCATCGGCCTCGACGCGCTGGCGCGGCTGTGCCGGGCGCTGGATGCGGCGGACGGCGACGAAGCGGCCGCGCAGCTTGCCCTGCTGCGTCAGTTCGTCGAGCGTCGGCGCGAAGCGTTGGCCGATCTGGAAGTGCAGTTGGCCACCCTGCCGACCGAGCCGGCACAGCACGCGGAGAGTCTGCCATGA